DNA from Salinispora arenicola:
GTCGGCGATCGATGTCTACCCGCACCTCGTTGGCCAGACCTGTCAGCTCCATCCGACGACCGTCGGTCAGGGCGACGGGGGTGAAGGAGTGGCCGCTGCCGATCGGGCGGATCCGCTCCCCATCCGCTACGGCGGCCCGCACCGCGGCTGCGACTTCGGCGACCGAGGTGGGGTGCAGCACCGCGGTGGCGGTGCCGCGCTGATTGCCGGCCCAGTTGGACCAGGTGCTCACGGAGGGTGCGGTCGCGGCCATGGACGCTCCTCGAAATGAAAGTGAACTGACTTCATATCAGGAACGTTGTGCCTGGTAAATACCGCAATCGAGGTCCGCTCGTTGTACCGGTAGTCACGGACTCGTGACGTGCAGATATGTTCATCCGTCGAAGGGGGGTGGCGCCGAGTGTCCACACCAGCCGCCACGACCGGGCCGCTGCGCCGCGTACCGGTGCAGGGTCGAAGTGTCGCTCGGGTCCAGCGGATGCTGGACGCCTGTGCGGAGCTCGTCGACGAGGTGGGGTACGAGGGGCTGACCACGACGCTGCTCGCCGAGCGCGCCGAGGTGGCGATCGGGTCGGTCTACCAGTTCTTCCCGGACAAGCGGGCGATCGTGCAGGCGTTGACCCTGCGCACGATGGAGTCGTATCTTCAGCGGCTCGACGAGAGGTTCGCCTCCGACGACCTGACCCACTGGTGGGACGGGGTCGACGCGGCAATCGACGAGTACATCACGATGCACCGCACCGTTCCCGGGTTCCGTACCCTGCACTTCGGCGACGTGGTCGACCTGCACCTGCTCGATGAGCAGCGGGACAACAACGGGGTGATCGCGGACCAACTGGCCCGCGTCCTCACCGAACGCTTCGGACTCACCGACGTCCCCGAGCTCCAGTTCTTTCTCGAGATCGCAGTCGAGGGCGCCGACGCGCTCATCAAACTGGCATTCCGCCGTCAACAAGAGGGTGACGATCGGGTGCTCGTCGAAGCGAAGGCCCTGATCCGGGAGTACCTGTACCGGCAGGTCGACGCTCGTCAGGGCGTGGACCTGCCGGTGGAGGTGGCCCAGCCAGCCTGATCGGCGCCCACCCACCCGGACCATCCGCACCGGTCCGGGTGGGTCAGCCTCGGCGCCGGCGGGTCAGTCTCAGAGAAACGCCCGTCCCTCGCCCCGGTACGTGGCGGCGGCCGCCCCAGCGGTGTCGGCCTCCACCAGATGCAGCTCGTTGACGTGCTCGGCGAGTTCACCGGCCTTGGCGTGCCGGAACCAGACCCGGTCGCCGACCCGTAGCGAGCCGGCCGCCCGGCCGGTCAGCGGGGTTTGCACCTCGCCGGCGCCCTCGGCGTCGACCAACTGGAGGCCGGCCGGTAGGACGGGGCGGGGAAGCCGACTCCGTTGGGCCGGTCCGGAGGCGATCCAGCCGGCGCCGAGCACCGTGGCGTAGCCGGGTGCTGGCCGGCGGACCACCGAGCAGGCGAAGTACGCGGCGGGGGTCGGGCGCCAGGCCCGGTAGGCATCGAACAGCGTCGGCCCGTACAGCCCGGACCCCGCGGTCACCTCGGTGACCGCGGGATCGGCGCTGGTGGCGGCCACGCTGCCGGTGCCGCCACCGTTGACGAACTCCAGCTCGGCGTGCTCGCGTACCGCCACGACCGCCGCACTCCGGCGGGCCAGCAACTCCCGGTACGACCCGCGCTGGGCCAGTCGGATCGCCGCGCCGAGCACCGCCCGTCCCGGTGGCGCGTCGCCCAGCCCGGCGATCTGAGCCTCGTACGCCATGAGCCCGACCAGCCGGAACCCGGGCCGGGCGGCGACGGCGGCGGCGAGCGCGCCAGCCGCCCGCGGATCGTGCACCGGCGAGCGGCGGACCCCGACGTGCAGCCGGCCGCCCAGCGGTCGCCAGGAGGCGTCCAGGTCGAGGCAGACCCGCAGCTCGGGCCGCTGCCCCGGGGCGCTGACGGCGTCCACCAGGTCGAGCTGGGCGGTGTCGTCGACCATCAGGGTCACCGCGGCGGCGAGCGTCGGATCGCCGGCCAGCTCGGCGAGCGCGGCT
Protein-coding regions in this window:
- a CDS encoding TetR family transcriptional regulator, which translates into the protein MLDACAELVDEVGYEGLTTTLLAERAEVAIGSVYQFFPDKRAIVQALTLRTMESYLQRLDERFASDDLTHWWDGVDAAIDEYITMHRTVPGFRTLHFGDVVDLHLLDEQRDNNGVIADQLARVLTERFGLTDVPELQFFLEIAVEGADALIKLAFRRQQEGDDRVLVEAKALIREYLYRQVDARQGVDLPVEVAQPA
- a CDS encoding amino acid deaminase/aldolase, with product MHHVATDSSDLRARLDRATAHLDPPYAVVDLRAFDANAAALASRAAGKPVRVASKSIRCRTLISRALTAPGWAGVLTFTLPEALWLVRGGVTDDAVVAYPTADRAALAELAGDPTLAAAVTLMVDDTAQLDLVDAVSAPGQRPELRVCLDLDASWRPLGGRLHVGVRRSPVHDPRAAGALAAAVAARPGFRLVGLMAYEAQIAGLGDAPPGRAVLGAAIRLAQRGSYRELLARRSAAVVAVREHAELEFVNGGGTGSVAATSADPAVTEVTAGSGLYGPTLFDAYRAWRPTPAAYFACSVVRRPAPGYATVLGAGWIASGPAQRSRLPRPVLPAGLQLVDAEGAGEVQTPLTGRAAGSLRVGDRVWFRHAKAGELAEHVNELHLVEADTAGAAAATYRGEGRAFL